The genome window AAAACTCCAAGACGCCCTAGTGCTCCACGCCTCCAGTCTCATAGTTCTGGCGCCCCTGGCTCAGTAACGGTGCTGTCAGAGAAGGAGCAGCTGCGGGACTGCTGTCCTGGTGTTCTCAGCCTGGACTATATACAAGGACTAGGGTTCCATCTGTGTAccgcccagctgccaaaaaaactcaaaaacaaagataaattgaaaatttcgtaagtcgaaaatgcatttaatacaactAATCTCCCTAACATCATAGTTTAGCTTAggctaccttaaacatgctcagaacactacATTAGCCTGCAGTTGGGCAAGATCATCTAACAGCCTATTTtacaataaagtgttgaatatctcacgTGATTGCTCAGTGTTGCTTCAAATAGAGCTTTGTGATGAAAAGGGGCTCCATGGTCAAATAAATCTAGAAAACAGCATAATGTATCCTCTTCTGTGACTCCTAGATTTCTAGAGGGAATGCATGTTTCTCTTCTAAAAAGAGGAATTTAGAGGGGATGATCCTGAAGGTCTATGGAAAAGATCACTATGTCTGGAGCCTGGTGAGTAAGCAGGGCATGTGGGCAGGCATGAGATTTCATTGGCCTTGGTGAGGAGTTTCTGTTTTATTCTAAGTGTAATGGGAGGTGTCAGGGCTGGAGGTCTGTGTTGGGACTGTCATTAAtgtatagatggtatttaaagccaggggaaaggagggaaaacCCCATGGGAAAGGGATCGCTGGAGTTGCAAAGCAGTTAGGAGCACAGACTGTTTAGGAAGCTTATGCAATCCTATTTCTACAGATTCAGAAGAgttgagaatgaaaataaagctgAGACCAAGCACAAGGACTGTGTGCTTTGTGTACTCTGAAATAGCCATGCATGCTGcacctgaattttaaaaactacagtTCTCTTATTCTCTGTGCAAATCCAAAAACCCATTTCTTTGGGTCAATTCTGCCACTACAGCTTAATAATCTCAGTGCGCACTAAATTTCAGTCCCTTTCACCCCCAGGAGGACCATTAAGCAGGGCACAACTTGGTGGCTTTGCTTCTCATAGCTGTGGTACTCCCCCATTCCTGGGGTACACAGAGCTGCAGGATACCATTGCATATCTTTCTACGGTATCATTcagtcaaatattttttgaataaaagcTTATGTTTGGGGGCAGGGGTATTATGCTAGCATAGATAGATTATGGCATAtgagaaaatgtatgtgaaatttAAAGCTAAAAGAGAACCAACTGGCCAAtcgccaataataataataataataataataagttaaagggctggctggtttagttcagctggttagaacacagctttataacaccaaggtcacaggttcagatccccaaaccagtcAGCCACTCCTCCCCCCAGAAAAAAAAGCGAAAAGAGAAGAAACTTCACACTTACAGCAATAACTCCCCCAAGGAAAAAGGCTGAAAAGCTATGCTTCTATGTGTCTGTGTTATTTGTGGAAGTTAGagcctggccagttagttcagttggttagagcatcaaccaaccaaggtcaagggttcagacccctgtactggccacctgcaaaaaaaaaaaaagtgataaaaatatcAATCATTTCTTTAGCACATTGCTAAGTACTAGCGATGTGCTAAAGAGATAATCTCCTCTAATTTCATAATACCTCTTCTTATCTCCACTAGACTGAAGAGACCAAGGCTCAGCCTGGTTAAGTCACTTGGCCAAGTTCACACAAATAATAAGATGTAGAGCTGTGATGGAATCTAGGTCTATCGATTTTCAAAGCCACACCCCTGTGTAGGTGTCTTCCTGGTGTGTCCCCAAGGTCCCTCAGGACTGTTGCAGTCCCCATGGTCAGAGGATTCAGACTTGGTCAGGGCAGGATTATCCTATCCGTTGGGAAAGTTGGTGGCACAGGAGGAGCCCAGAACCAGGAAGAGGGGCAGCTGGAATGGATGAATCTTGCTTAGAGATTGCCCTCCAGGGGCTGGACCTCCTGCTTGTGTATGAATCTTTGGGGGACAAATGACAAACAGCATCACAAGGGCTCCTCTTTACAGTCTAGGTTGGCAAGACTATTCatgtggcagattgtattttccaataTGATATTAACAATGTCTTCCTTCTGGCAGGCTCATGTTACAATATGACACTGAGGCTTCTTCCATAGGATAAGGTCCCACTCTCAAATCTGAGATGAGTTGGGATCCCCAGGGAGATGATGTAATGTCTAAGCTGTTTTTCAACaccacacttatttatttatttatttatttatagttttggaggctggccagtaaggggatccaaatccttgaccttcgtgttatcggcactgcttttttttttttttttttttcctgtctttttcatgaccagtactcagccagtgagtgcaccggccattcctacataggatccgaacccgcggtgggagcgtcgctgcgctcccagcgctgcacgcgcgccacgggctcggcccccttttttttttaaagatgaccggtaaggggatcttaacccttgacttggtgttgtcagcaccatgctcacccagtgagctaaccggccatccctatatgggatccaaacccgtggccttggtgttatcagcaccacactctcccaagtgagccacaggccggcccagcaCTGCTCTTTAACCAAGTCAGCTaagagataactggccagccctcagcaCCACACTTCTGACACTAAATAAGAGGGTTTTACCTCACACTGACCAATTCTCCAACACTCGACACCCACTGGGCATCTTACAgttcaatttaattcaattctgacagtATCTACCTGATGTGAGCAGCAGATCACATGAGGACCCAGTCCCAGTcccccatctttaaaaaaaaaagatgactggtacggggatcttaacccctgacttggtgttgtcagcaccacgctcagccagtgaaccaactggccatccctatatagagatctaaacctgtggccttggtgttatcagcaccacactctcccaagggagccacgggccggcccttattgggcttgttttaagccactaagttttggggtagtttgttatgcagcaaaagatAACTGATACAATCCTCCAAtaaattttctttgcattttaaatcTCAGTGCAGTTGATTGCTCTCCAttgctattttctctctttattctagCTTGTCTCTGATCCTACAGCTCTAGAAGCAAAGAGATCAGGGCTTGGGGAGAGTTTATCAGGGCCAACACATGGCCTGGGGAGCTTGAAGGTTCATTATGAGAATGAGGCTCAATCAACCCATATTCATTAAACTCCATTATTTGCCAAGCAATATGTTAGGTACTAAAGATTTATTCACTCATGCAAGTAGATACCAAACACCTATTGCTTGCCAGGTACTGTCCTGGGCATTGGGGATATAGAAGAACAAACAGACAGGAATACCTACCCTCCTTGAGGAGAAATAAGTAATATACATGTAAGTAAATTGATACAGTAATTCCAAAGAGAGCTAAGTGctatgcagaaaaaataaaacaaggcaaTACAGGATAGAAGTGACTGATGTGTGGATACTTCAGCCAGGTTGGTCATTGAAGGCCTTTCCGAGGAGGTGATATTGAGCTGATACCTGAAGAATGAGAAGGAGCCCACCAGGTAAAGATCAGAGTTGAGAGCATTTTAGGTAGAAGAAATAGCAAGTGCACAGACCCCAGGTGAGAAAAGAGGCCAATGTGGCTGGAGTGAAGACAGCAGGAAGTAGAGAGGCAGAAAATGATCTGATTCCTGGCTGGTAAGCCAGGGTGATGATTTATTCTGGTTCCCTGGCAAGCCATTGGGTTCTAAGTAGGTGAGTGACATGATTTGACTTGGGTTTTAAAAGATCGCTCtcagcaaataagcacatgaaaagatggtcattattagttattaggaaaatgaaaattaaaagcacaattaAAATACAACTACATAGTttcagaatagctaaaacaaaacaaaacaaacaaaaaaacagctgacaataccaagtgctgatgaGGTATCAGAGCAACTAAAATACACACAATTActgtatttaatatttacagCACTGAATGAATGTGGGAAAAACACAGTCTTTCTTCTGTTCTCACAGCACAAcgattaacacaggcagaccaaactTCTGTAGCCAGATGTGTGGGGTTTTCTCTGCACTGGCAAACAAGCCAGCAGTTCTACAGTGGACACCAGCTAGGGGTCCTCTAATTCAGTTCCAACACCATCTACTTGGAGATAATGTCAGAGCCtgcaggttgagggctcagtcccacaacaCTGCCTCCCACTTCCCACTTCTGATGCAAATTGCAAGCTACAGGTTCTTTTACTGGACTTTTGATggactggctataaattgggatTGCCACAACCCCCTCTTTGGGTTCGTTTAGTttgcttgagcagctcacagagccttgaggggaggctggcctggaaaagaggagaggagagagtcaGGGCTGTTGAGGCCCACACATCTGCTTCTTGCCAGGGTATGGGCGGAGAGGACCCCCATGGAGTCCGAGCAGCTGACTTGGTGGCCTCAACCATTCTaagggatgggcaggtcagtggGAACCGCTGTGCCTTCTCCAGTGTGACGGCTCTGAAGAAGCAAGAGGTCTCTGTTCTTGCAGGAGGGTAGGCCAGACTCTTTTACTTAAAACATACAGAGTTGCTTTGGCAACGGTGagtttgctcaaggtcacatataCTGCCATGGCTCTAGAACCAGTCACTCTTGCTGAGCCTTTCTCCTGTCTGTGTCTCCTGGtgtttctgcctctctctgcatGGCCCTTTTATGAGTCAGGGACTCAGCAGGAGACAGATCACACACTCACCCTCATTAATTGAGGTGAGTTTAATTAAGGGACAAAAGTGAGACAAGGACTCCTCAGTTCTGGAGGActcctgtgtgtgtatgtgtgtagtgcCCAATAATACCATCGTCATTGCTTCTGAGGTCATTTACATCTATTGTGTCTGTTTGGTGTAAATATTACACATACTGCGAGGGTGCTCTGCCCTCTGGGGTCTGATTTTCGCTACTTCCTCCCCTAACTTCCAACATGGACTGGGTGCTCAATAAACGTTTTTTGGATTGAGTGCATAAATGTCTGGAATGCCTGAATATTCAAGAGTCTTGGAGTTGGACATCCGGAATTTGAATCCTGGCCTTGAATGATCCTGAACGACCTCAACCCTCTGAGCCTGcaacctcatctgtaaatggaaatAACAAAAAAGCTTGCCTCGTGGGGTTACTGTATGGACTGAAGAGATAAGAACAGCTAATTACTATGCATACTGTGTATACTACGTGAAATACATACAGTCTTTATATACTTGCTCCATGAGTGCACTCTGTTATGGAGCTTTTCTTAAGTCATCTTTCACTAATTAAATCCCTTTAAAAGTACTTATTGGGGACTGGCCGGTTACattacttggttagagtgtggtgctgataacaccaaagtcaaggttcagattccccaaaccagccagtcaccaaaaaaaaaaaaaaaggatttactgagcacctattataggccgttaatttttttttttttaaagatgaccggtaaggggatcttaacccttgacttggtgttgtcagcaccacgctctcccgagtgagcccggCGCCAGCCCTTTGGCTGTTAATTTAAGGGGGTTGACGGCTCGACCTCCAGTAGGAGGTGGAGAGGGGCGAGGCTTCATGAATCCCCGCCCATGAGAGCAAGGCCCAATCAGATCCGCGTAGGGGGCGGGGATCCGCCCCGGCAGGCCCGGAAGCAGGGTTAGGGTGGCTGCGTGTGTTTCCGGTGGAGCAGAAGGGGCCGAGGCTGGCACGGTTCTGGACGCTGAAGTCCGCCCTTCTTGGGGACGATGTTTTATCACGTGAGCAGGGCGCGGGGCGGCTGCAAGGGCTGGGTCGAGAGGAAGAGCGAGCCCGGGTGCCGGGGCCAGGGTCCGCTTCTCGCCCCTTGTGCTCGGGGCGCCCGGCCTGCTCTCCATCCCACTTTCCCCGCAGATCTCCCTGGAGCACGAGATCCTGCTGCACCCGCGCTACTTCGGTCCCAACTTGCTCAACACGGTAAAGCAGAAGCTCTTCACCGAGGTAGAGGGGACCTGCACCGGGAAGTGAGTGCCGCGCCCACCGCGCCGCCTGGTTGATACTTACATGGTGCCCTTTACCTGCAACTCTGGGTAGCCTTCTCACCCCCAGGCGCCCCAGGCGGCCAGTTGCTTCCTGCTGTGGGTTCCCCCGGCGCCGTCTGCAAAGCTGAATAACAAGACTTCCTTCTCTCAGCTGATACTGGTCATTCATTTActccacaaacatttttaaagctccTGCTGTGTGGCAGGCCCTGTGTTGGGCCCTGGGAACATGCAGTGAACAAGGTAGAATGAGGTCAGTCCTCACGGAGCTCACAGTCCAATCATTGTTCCTGTGTCTGCTTTCCTTCTGTGATTCTGCTGGTTTTCTCTATCCCCCACATCCAGGGACCTGGCCTGGCACATCATGGGCCTCGATATGTTTTGTGAATGAATGACCGGAAAAAGCAGATTGTTATTTGGGGAGGAAGGAATAGGGCTGAGACTTGCTCATTTCTGGGCTCTGCATAGAGGGGCCTCTTGCAGAGTGATGTGAACGAGCTGGTGGTGCTCAGCCCGAGGCAGTGGAGTCCTTGGGCCTCCAGCATCAGACAGAATAACCTGGGGCAGTTCTTGAATTTGCATTCCTGAGCCTCCTTCCTCTCTACAGAATCAAGACTCTCTGGGGAcaggcctgagaatctgcattttaataagtttcttccccacccccagatgATTTTGAGGCATCCCAAAGATTGAAGTCTGTTGGCTCAAGGATTGGAGACTTCTTGGACAATGTGCAATTACACATTCAGAGTTTGGCCTTATAGATACTGATTTGTGTTTTGTCTTTCTCATGGTCACTGAACTCTCTGGGGGCAGAGATGCCATCTACTTCCCCTTTTGCTTTCCCCCACGCCCCCAGGCTCAGTGGCTCTTGTTGCAGATGGCTTTAGGAGCTCTTCCACATACAGTGCCTTTCTCTTATTCTCACAGGTATGGCTTTGTAATTGCTGTCACCACTATTGACAATATTGGTGCTGGTGTGATTCAGCCAGGCCGAGGCTTTGTCCTTTATCCAGTTAAGTACAAGGCCATTGTTTTCCGGCCCTTTAAAGGGGAAGTCGTGGATGCTGTTGTCACTCAGGTCAACAAGGTGAGACCATACATAGGGGAGGCAGTGAGGTGGTCCTTCAGAAAATCTGGTTTGGGTCCCTACTCCACTTGCTAACTGTTCCTTCAGccaagtcacttaatttctttgtggttcAGTCTCCTCACCTGTCAAATGATGTGGTAATCTTGCCCTGCCTCACTCAGGGGCCATGTGAGTCAATATTAACAGTCATAACGATAGAAGCTGCATTGACTGAGGAGTTACAGGCAATGTCCAAAGCCTCAGTGACTCTGTAAGGTAGGTGTTTCTATCCCATTTTATGGAAGCTGAAGCTTAGAGAAGATAAGTGTACTGGCCAAGGGCATATGGCCAGCAGGTGTTCAAATCTTGGACTAACAAGTCCCAGGCTTAAGCCCTTTACACTATTTACTGAATTTAaaatgaaaggttaaaaaaagacagtgagaaatgaaaacaaatgctaCAATTTAGACTGGTTTCAAAACACGAATAATATTATTAGGAATCAGATTAAGATGAGAAGCTGCAAAGACTCGGGGGACAAAAAAAGTGAGAGCACTCATTTTCCTTCTAGGTTGGACTCTTCACGGAAATTGGGCCCATGTCTTGCTTCATCTCTCGACATGTAAGTCTAGACACGCTGGGTGGGGCTAAAGAAGAGACCCATTCATGACCGTCTGTTGAAGCATCCATTTAAATTGCTgacccagggccgagcccgtggcgcacttgggagagtgcggtgctgggagcgcggtgacgctcctgctgcgggtttgg of Cynocephalus volans isolate mCynVol1 chromosome 4, mCynVol1.pri, whole genome shotgun sequence contains these proteins:
- the POLR2G gene encoding DNA-directed RNA polymerase II subunit RPB7 gives rise to the protein MFYHISLEHEILLHPRYFGPNLLNTVKQKLFTEVEGTCTGKYGFVIAVTTIDNIGAGVIQPGRGFVLYPVKYKAIVFRPFKGEVVDAVVTQVNKVGLFTEIGPMSCFISRHSIPSEMEFDPNSNPPCYKTMDEDIVIQQDDEIRLKIVGTRVDKNDIFAIGSLMDDYLGLVS